From one Rattus norvegicus strain BN/NHsdMcwi chromosome 7, GRCr8, whole genome shotgun sequence genomic stretch:
- the Or6c1 gene encoding olfactory receptor Olr964, translating to MSNHTETTVFILLGLSDDPKLQVVIFIFLFITYTLSITGNVTIITLTLVDSHLQTPMYFFLRNFSVLEVSFITVTIPKFLGTIISGDKTISFNNCIAQLFFFILLGVTEFYLLAAMSYDRYIAICKPLHYLTIMSQNVCTMLVFASWLVSFLIIFPALMLLLQLDYCGSNVIDHYTCDYFPLLQLSCSDTKFLERMGFSCAVFTLMFTLVLIFLSYTHIIRTIVKIPSASQRSKAFSTCSSHMIVISISYGSCIFMYIKPSAADRASLTKGVAILNTSVAPMLNPFIYSLRNQQVRRAFMSMVRKMVFFQKYMK from the coding sequence ATGAGCAACCATACAGAAACCACAGTGTTTATTCTTCTGGGATTGTCAGATGACCCAAAGCTCCAGGTTGTGAtcttcatctttctcttcatCACCTACACACTCAGCATCACAGGGAACGTGACCATCATCACTCTCACATTGGTGGATTCTCACCTCCAGActcccatgtatttcttcctgagGAATTTTTCAGTTTTAGAAGTATCCTTCATAACTGTCACCATACCCAAGTTTTTGGGCACAATTATCTCAGGGGATAAAACCATATCCTTCAACAACTGTATAGCtcagttattttttttcatccttttggGAGTTACTGAATTTTACCTTCTAGCTGCCATGTCTTATGACCGTTACATTGCCATCTGCAAGCCCTTGCATTACCTGACCATCATGAGTCAGAATGTCTGCACAATGTTGGTCTTTGCCTCCTGGCTGGTTTCTTTCCTAATCATCTTCCCTGCACTGATGTTACTTCTACAGCTTGATTACTGTGGGTCCAATGTCATTGATCACTATACCTGTGATTATTTCCCCCTGCTTCAACTTTCATGTTCAGACACAAAGTTTCTAGAGAGGATGGGGTTTTCCTGTGCTGTCTTTACCCTAATGTTCACTTTGGTGTTAATATTTCTGTCCTACACACATATCATCAGAACAATTGTGAAGATTCCTTCTGCTAGTCAGAGGTCAAAGGCCTTTTCCACATGTTCTTCCCACATGATTGTCATCTCCATCTCTTATGGCAGCTGCATTTTTATGTACATTAAACCCTCAGCTGCAGATAGAGCATCATTAACCAAGGGAGTTGCCATATTAAATACTTCAGTAGCCCCCATGTTAAACCCATTCATTTATAGCCTGAGGAATCAGCAAGTCAGGCGAGCCTTTATGAGCATGGTAAGGAAGATGGTGTTTTTTCAAAAGTACATGAAATGA